In Thauera aromatica K172, one DNA window encodes the following:
- a CDS encoding host attachment protein — translation MAITWILVANASLAKLYANLGPNKGLTLVKELIHPESRQKNAELVTDRSGAMAANGSGGGSMQPQTLPKQHEAKVFAQQIAQELYQGRAANAFRRAILVAPPAFMGMLNTVIDGPTAQLITDRFEKDYTKTPENELGDRLGSAILL, via the coding sequence ATGGCCATAACCTGGATTTTGGTTGCCAACGCCAGCCTGGCGAAGCTCTATGCGAACCTCGGCCCCAACAAGGGGCTGACGCTGGTGAAGGAACTGATCCACCCCGAGAGCAGACAGAAAAACGCCGAACTCGTCACCGACCGCTCCGGCGCCATGGCAGCGAACGGTTCGGGTGGCGGCTCGATGCAGCCGCAGACCCTGCCCAAGCAGCACGAAGCCAAGGTATTCGCCCAACAGATCGCCCAGGAGCTGTACCAGGGGCGCGCAGCCAACGCGTTCAGGCGCGCGATCCTGGTCGCTCCGCCGGCCTTCATGGGAATGCTGAACACGGTCATTGACGGTCCGACCGCGCAACTGATCACCGACCGTTTCGAAAAGGACTACACCAAGACCCCCGAGAACGAGCTCGGCGACCGCCTCGGTTCGGCGATCCTGCTCTGA
- a CDS encoding zinc-dependent peptidase, translated as MLKRIRRWLGLERNPAEVPAAQWDRVERGLPFLDFLTPPERIRLRALALEFLASKEFHGARGLRLDDDILLSIALQACLLVLDIGLEAYAGWVGIVVYPGDFVIPRREFDEAGVVHEYEDEVLGEAWEGGPVLVAWFNEGAHPPGVNVVIHEFAHKLDMENGGVDGLPRLRAGMSRSAWAAAFSEAFDAFRAEVDRGAQTAIDPYAAEDPGEFFAVVTETFFESPHHLRARFPAIYEQLRRFYGLDPAAAARSPPEDRT; from the coding sequence ATGCTGAAACGGATCCGACGCTGGCTGGGGCTGGAACGCAATCCGGCCGAAGTTCCCGCTGCACAGTGGGACCGAGTCGAGCGCGGTCTGCCCTTTCTCGATTTTCTGACCCCGCCCGAGCGCATCCGCCTGCGCGCCCTGGCGCTCGAGTTCCTTGCGTCGAAGGAATTCCATGGCGCGCGCGGCCTGCGCCTGGACGACGACATCCTGTTGTCGATCGCGCTCCAGGCCTGCCTGCTGGTGCTCGACATCGGCCTCGAGGCATACGCCGGCTGGGTCGGCATCGTCGTCTACCCCGGCGATTTCGTCATCCCGCGGCGCGAGTTCGACGAAGCCGGCGTGGTCCACGAATACGAGGATGAAGTGCTGGGCGAGGCCTGGGAGGGCGGACCGGTGCTGGTGGCCTGGTTCAACGAGGGTGCCCACCCGCCCGGCGTGAACGTCGTCATCCACGAGTTCGCCCACAAGCTCGACATGGAAAACGGCGGCGTCGACGGGCTCCCCCGCCTGCGCGCCGGCATGTCACGCAGCGCCTGGGCGGCGGCGTTCAGCGAGGCCTTCGATGCCTTCCGCGCCGAAGTCGACCGCGGCGCGCAGACCGCGATCGATCCCTATGCGGCCGAGGATCCGGGCGAATTCTTCGCCGTGGTTACGGAAACCTTCTTCGAATCCCCGCACCACCTGCGTGCGCGCTTTCCCGCCATCTACGAGCAATTACGCCGGTTCTACGGGCTTGATCCGGCCGCCGCGGCACGATCCCCGCCCGAAGACCGGACATGA